A segment of the Leptolyngbya sp. NIES-3755 genome:
AAACACCCGCCTCTCACATTTCAATTCACTGTCCTAACCCTGCTGTGCCATCTCCATAAAAATCCGCTGCGAACTCTGTTCCGGTTGGTCGCCTTGCGGTTGACGCTGCACATACTTGCCATCAGGCTGCAACTCCCAAGCATGTCGATTGTCCGCCAGCATAATCCCCAGAATCTCTTGCAAGTCTTGAGCAAGGTTCGGTTCTTCGACCAGCACCACCGCTTCAACTCGTCGATCGAGGTTTCGTGGCATCCAATCGGCACTCCCGATATAAACCTCAGATTCCCCGCCATTGTTAAAGTAGAAAATCCGAGCATGTTCAAGAAAGCGCCCCACAATGCTGATGACTCGAATGTTCTCGCTAATGTCTTTCAAGCCCGGACGCAAACAACAAATGCCCCGAATAATCAGATCAATCTGCACTCCCGCTTGAGAGGCTTCATACAGGGCTGTGATTAGTTTTGGATCGACCAACGCATTCATCTTGGCAACAATGCGCCCCTGTCCGCCATTGCGCTGAAGTTCAATTTCTCGATCGATAAAACTCAACATGCGATCGCGCAGATTCACCGGCGCAACCAACAATTTTCGATAAGACTGTTGCCGAGAATATCCGGTGAGATAGTTAAACAAATCGGTTAGATCGGCTCCCAATTCTTCTCGACTGCTAAAGATTCCTAAATCCGTGTAAAGTCGTGCTGTCTTTGGATTGTAGTTACCTGTGCCAATATGCACATATCTTCGGATACGTCCCTCTTCACGTCGCACCACTAATACTAATTTAGTATGGGTCTTAAGTCCGACTAACCCATAAACGACGTGAACGCCTGCATTCTCCAGCTTCTTCGCCCAATTGATATTGTTTGCTTCATCAAATCGAGCTTTTAACTCTACTAATACAGCCACTTGAATGCCGTTTTCTGCCGCAGCAATCAGAGCTTGAACGATCGGCGAATCTCCCGATGTGCGATACAGCGTCATCTTAATGGCAAGCACATTCGGATCATGAGCCGCTTCTTCGATAAATCGCTGAACACTGCGTGAAAATGAATGATAAGGATGATGCACTAAAAGATCCTGACGACGAACGACAGAAAAAAAGTTCTCATCATGCGTTAATGCTTCAGTCACAGGAACTTCTGCAACTCGTCTCAGCTTCGGATGTATGACAGGACTCCAATGCGGATCTTTCAAGTCTGGTAACGGTAAGCTTGTGAGCGTGAACAAATCCTTCAAGCACAACAATCCATCAATTTCGTAAACGTCTTCAGGTTCAACTTCCATCTCTTCGATCAACATCGATCGAATATGTTCTGGCATGGATGGATTCATCTCGACGCGAACCACAGAGCCGCCAACTCGACGCTTTTTCAATTCTTCTTCGATCGCAGACATCAAATCTTCTGCTTCGTCTTCTTCAACATCCAGATCGCCATTGCGTGTGACTCGGAACGGATGATACTCCTGAATGTTCATTCCTGGGAATAGCGCTTCAAGATTGTGAGCAATCACTTGTTCGAGGGGAACACCTGCCCAGACGGGCGCACGACTTTTCGCGATCGGCGTTGGTAAATCTTGAGTGTTAATCGGTAGCTGAATAAATCTGGGTAGCACTTTCGGAACTTTCACTCGTGCGAATAGTTCCTCATCGGTGACACTATCTTTAATCACGACTGCTAGGTTCAGACTGAGATTGGAAATATATGGAAAAGGATGTCCAGGATCGATCGCCAATGGAGTCAGAACCGGAAAGACTTGCGATTCAAAATAATCATGCAAATACGATCGCTGTTCTTGATTCAAATCAATATAGTCCAGCACATACACCCCTTGAGAAGCTAACTGAGGACGCACTGCCTCTTCAAAGTGTCGATGTTGTTTTGCAACTAACGGACGCAACCGCTCATTGATCAATCCCAATTGTTCTTGAGGAGTACGACCATCTGGACTGAGCTTACTGACTTTCGCTTCAACTTGCTCTTTCAGTGCCGCCACCCGCACCATGAAATATTCATCAAGATTCGAGCTAAAGATTGCAAGAAATTTCAGACGTTCAATCAAAGGAGTACGCGGATCGAATGCTTCATGCAGCACCCGACAGTTAAACTCAATCCAACTTAGTTCACGATTGAAATAGTACTGCGGATCGTTCAAGTTTATTTCCACGGGTGCAGGTTTCCGTCGTCGCATTAGAACACCTCATCTTCAATGCCAACCCACCATTCACCCAAGTTCATCACATCCTGATGGATATCGGCAAGTCGTTTTTCGTACTCAGCGGGAGAAAGCGTCGATCGTTGTTCCTCTAATTTCAGCAATCTTAATTGAGCTAGCAACCAAGGTTTGGTCACACTATCGGTTTGTTCTAAATATTTTGCGAGTTCGTTGCTATTCATTGAGTGATATTAAAGTCCGTGGGTTAGTTTCATTGTTGCGTTATTTGCGGCATTGTTGCGCGATCGACCAAAGATTTTTGTTATTCTCCCGATGCGTGTAATCTAGCCGACACAAGGTTTGTAATCTCGCAAACACTGAAACGATGAGAGTGCTTGGCGGTTAGAAACCGCAGCTATACAAACAAAGTGCGCCGTCGCGCACTCGCAGCCCTTGTTAAAGGATCAGTCCACGAAGGTGGACTTCGTTTGTTTAGCCGCGAATTCCATTCGCCCAGGTGCAAAAATCAGACATAAAAAAAGTGAGGCAGTTGTCTACCTCACCTCAATTGATGAAATCTCTAGAAGTTACGCGGCTAAATTCTGAGCCACAAAATCCCAGTTCACCAAATTCTCCAAATAGTTCTTGATGAATGCTGGACGAGCATTTTGGAAATCCAGATAGTAAGCATGTTCCCAAACATCCAGCGTTAACAGGGGTTTTTGACCATGAACCAGCGGATTTTCTGCATTCGGAGTCTTCGTCACTTTTAGCGTACCGCCATCATCGACAAGCCATGCC
Coding sequences within it:
- a CDS encoding polyphosphate kinase (similar to AA sequence:cyanobase_aa:LBDG_45120) yields the protein MRRRKPAPVEINLNDPQYYFNRELSWIEFNCRVLHEAFDPRTPLIERLKFLAIFSSNLDEYFMVRVAALKEQVEAKVSKLSPDGRTPQEQLGLINERLRPLVAKQHRHFEEAVRPQLASQGVYVLDYIDLNQEQRSYLHDYFESQVFPVLTPLAIDPGHPFPYISNLSLNLAVVIKDSVTDEELFARVKVPKVLPRFIQLPINTQDLPTPIAKSRAPVWAGVPLEQVIAHNLEALFPGMNIQEYHPFRVTRNGDLDVEEDEAEDLMSAIEEELKKRRVGGSVVRVEMNPSMPEHIRSMLIEEMEVEPEDVYEIDGLLCLKDLFTLTSLPLPDLKDPHWSPVIHPKLRRVAEVPVTEALTHDENFFSVVRRQDLLVHHPYHSFSRSVQRFIEEAAHDPNVLAIKMTLYRTSGDSPIVQALIAAAENGIQVAVLVELKARFDEANNINWAKKLENAGVHVVYGLVGLKTHTKLVLVVRREEGRIRRYVHIGTGNYNPKTARLYTDLGIFSSREELGADLTDLFNYLTGYSRQQSYRKLLVAPVNLRDRMLSFIDREIELQRNGGQGRIVAKMNALVDPKLITALYEASQAGVQIDLIIRGICCLRPGLKDISENIRVISIVGRFLEHARIFYFNNGGESEVYIGSADWMPRNLDRRVEAVVLVEEPNLAQDLQEILGIMLADNRHAWELQPDGKYVQRQPQGDQPEQSSQRIFMEMAQQG
- a CDS encoding hypothetical protein (hypothetical protein MicvaDRAFT_4146;~similar to AA sequence:cyanobase_aa:LBDG_45110), which gives rise to MNSNELAKYLEQTDSVTKPWLLAQLRLLKLEEQRSTLSPAEYEKRLADIHQDVMNLGEWWVGIEDEVF